In Vitis riparia cultivar Riparia Gloire de Montpellier isolate 1030 chromosome 19, EGFV_Vit.rip_1.0, whole genome shotgun sequence, the following proteins share a genomic window:
- the LOC117909431 gene encoding uncharacterized protein LOC117909431, which produces MGAPLLLLLNTSSRQSLIKPLSAYLHIPIKRYSRSSSSEHGLGEKAPSTAEEFQRVAAEKRELQRLVEEKARKGVVSQTSDKALEAAQVAVLEDSNLETVKENDPSGGQDPKRKGD; this is translated from the exons ATGGGTGCtcctcttctccttctcctcaACACCTCCTCAAGGCAGTCACTCATCAAGCCTTTATCTGCATATCTCCACATACCCATCAAG AGATACAGCCGATCAAGCAGTAGTGAGCATGGATTAGGGGAGAAAGCACCTTCAACAGCTGAAGAGTTCCAAAGAGTGGCTGCAGAAAAGAGGGAGCTTCAGAGATTGGTGGAGGAAAAGGCCCGCAAAGGGGTTGTCAGCCAGACATCGGACAAGGCACTGGAGGCTGCACAAGTGGCGGTTTTGGAGGACTCTAACCTTGAAACTGTGAAGGAGAATGACCCTTCAGGTGGACAGGACCCCAAAAGGAAGGGTGATTAG
- the LOC117908699 gene encoding endoglucanase 11-like, producing MKKHASPQHCFPLLSIFFAIIPFSSSFDYHQALSNSLLYFETQRSGRLPHNQRVTWRDHSGLTDGLEQGVDLVGGYYDAGDNVKFGLPMAFTVTMLSWGVIEYGQYMASAGEYGHALEAIKWGTDYFIKAHTQPNVLWVQVGDGDTDHYCWQRPEDMTTSRQAYKIDETNPGSEVAGETAAAMAAASIVFRKTNPHYSQLLLHHAQQLFEFGDKYRGKYDKSVGVVSSYYPSVSGYQDELLWAALWLYRATDNQSYLNYVLQNALSFGGITWAISEFSWDVKYAGLQIIASMLLREEKNKVHKPTLEQYLSKAQHYLCACLHKNNRSNVDRTPGGLLYTRQWNNMQYVSNAAFLLTVYSDHLREANQQLNCHGELVGPEEILSFAKSQVDYILGANPMAMSYLVGYGPKYPTKVHHRGSSTESYKHDKGFIGCTQGYDGWYARPHPNPHVLVGALVGGPDVNDRFRDDRGNYVQTEACTYNTAPLVGVFAKLFGLESTELSSNPSLISSW from the exons ATGAAGAAACACGCCTCTCCCCAACATTGCTTTCCTCTGCTCTCAATCTTCTTCGCCATCATCCCCTTCTCTAGTTCTTTCGACTACCACCAAGCTCTCTCCAACTCTCTCCTCTACTTCGAAACGCAGCGTTCCGGTCGCTTACCCCACAACCAGAGAGTCACTTGGCGTGATCACTCCGGCCTCACCGACGGCTTAGAACAAGGC GTAGACTTGGTGGGAGGCTACTACGACGCCGGCGACAATGTTAAGTTTGGTCTACCGATGGCCTTCACAGTCACGATGCTGTCGTGGGGTGTTATAGAGTACGGCCAGTATATGGCCAGCGCCGGCGAGTATGGTCACGCGCTTGAGGCCATCAAATGGGGGACGGATTACTTTATCAAAGCTCATACTCAACCCAATGTCTTGTGGGTACAG GTGGGGGATGGCGACACCGATCACTACTGCTGGCAACGGCCGGAGGACATGACGACATCGCGGCAAGCTTACAAGATCGACGAGACAAACCCGGGTTCGGAGGTGGCCGGAGAGACGGCAGCAGCTATGGCGGCTGCTTCTATTGTGTTCAGAAAAACAAACCCACACTACTCTCAACTCCTACTACACCATGCTCAGCAG TTGTTTGAGTTTGGAGACAAGTACAGAGGAAAATATGACAAAAGCGTAGGAGTGGTGAGTAGCTACTATCCATCGGTGAGTGGGTACCAGGATGAATTGCTGTGGGCCGCTTTGTGGCTATACAGAGCCACCGACAATCAGTCTTACTTAAATTATGTGCTTCAAAATGCCCTCTCTTTTGGTGGGATCACCTGGGCCATTTCTGAATTCAGCTGGGACGTTAAATATGCTGGGCTTCAAATCATTGCTTCCATG CTGCTGAGGGAGGAGAAAAACAAGGTGCACAAGCCCACGCTAGAGCAGTACCTCTCCAAGGCACAGCACTATCTCTGCGCCTGCCTCCACAAGAACAATCGGAGCAACGTGGATCGCACCCCAGGAGGCCTGCTCTACACCCGCCAATGGAACAACATGCAATACGTATCAAATGCTGCATTTTTGCTCACAGTCTACTCCGATCATCTCCGGGAAGCAAATCAACAACTCAACTGCCACGGAGAATTGGTGGGCCCAGAGGAGATCCTCTCCTTCGCTAAATCTCAAGTCGACTACATTTTGGGCGCCAATCCTATGGCCATGAGCTACCTAGTGGGCTATGGCCCGAAGTACCCGACAAAGGTGCACCACAGAGGTTCATCTACCGAATCATACAAGCACGACAAGGGTTTTATCGGGTGCACCCAGGGGTACGATGGCTGGTACGCCCGACCCCATCCTAACCCACATGTACTAGTCGGAGCCCTTGTAGGTGGGCCCGATGTCAACGATCGGTTTAGGGACGACAGGGGAAATTACGTGCAAACCGAGGCTTGCACGTATAATACGGCGCCACTTGTCGGGGTATTCGCTAAGTTATTTGGATTAGAAAGTACTGAATTGTCTTCTAATCCATCTTTAATCTCTTCGTGGTAG